A stretch of Schistocerca americana isolate TAMUIC-IGC-003095 chromosome 3, iqSchAmer2.1, whole genome shotgun sequence DNA encodes these proteins:
- the LOC124607192 gene encoding uncharacterized protein LOC124607192 isoform X1, translating into MEEDEAEPVLHHIDKFLVLCEETSWIESATETAVKYSFKLAQSLEMLYLKMNSNGTASKFEEQLINWWNKKNRHVPFTFSFFEGASDKLLISFLSKVNADAHIIFTAIDTYIDHCGMIRFETTVQTLLSERVCERTVMHLLSLKNCDAYVLKDFEFILMSMWTNNLLHGKTERVAQSASKVISDEIYVPCLFKLLTLKEKDESNANVKKIILERILLTLRQGSGPELVLWKKVLTAVDERTVVLVSESYPEFLSTFLEFVTDVGKNMRWEVPYFLKHGIVKWASSDSKASLSDEEFNMVVKILKSLSSSEIIGYRIFAWLDDLVCKSDFPWRDVRCMCVSKN; encoded by the coding sequence ATGGAGGAAGATGAAGCGGAACCTGTTCTTCATCATATtgacaaatttcttgtcttgtgcGAAGAAACTTCATGGATAGAATCTGCAACAGAAACTGCtgtaaaatattctttcaaactggCTCAGTCTTTGGAAATGCTTTATTTGAAAATGAATTCAAATGGTACTGCAAGCAAGTTTGAAGAGCAGTTAATTAATTGGTGGAATAAAAAAAATAGACATGTTCCATTTACATTCAGTTTCTTTGAGGGAGCTAGTGACAAGTTATTAATATCTTTCCTTTCCAAAGTgaatgcagatgcacacataatATTTACTGCCATAGACACATATATTGATCACTGTGGAATGATTAGATTTGAAACTACAGTCCAAACTTTGCTGTCAGAAAGGGTCTGTGAAAGAACAGTTATGCATTTGCTGTCTTTGAAAAATTGTGACGCATATGTGCTGAAAGATTTTGAGTTTATACTTATGTCAATGTGGACAAATAATCTTCTGCATGGGAAAACAGAAAGAGTTGCACAGTCAGCCAGCAAAGTAATTTCTGATGAAATTTATGTTCCATGTTTGTTCAAACTGCTGACTCTGAAAGAAAAGGATGAAAGTAATgccaatgttaaaaaaattatcctagAGAGAATACTTTTAACATTAAGGCAGGGATCAGGCCCAGAATTGGTATTATGGAAGAAGGTGCTTACAGCAGTTGATGAAAGAACTGTGGTACTTGTGTCAGAAAGTTATCCTGAGTTTCTTTCAACTTTCCTAGAGTTTGTGACAGATGTTGGGAAAAACATGAGATGGGAAGTTCCATATTTTCTTAAACATGGAATTGTTAAATGGGCTTCATCAGACTCAAAAGCTTCACTATCAGATGAGGAATTCAATATGGTTGTCAAAATACTAAAATCTCTTTCCAGTTCTGAAATCATAGGTTACCGTATATTTGCATGGTTGGATGATTTAGTGTGTAAATCAGATTTCCCATGGAGAGATGTACGTTGTATGTGTGTTTCTAAGAACTAA